The Amycolatopsis umgeniensis DNA segment TGGACACCGTCGTCCGGCTGTCGGGTGACCGGTTGGTCGCCACGCATTACGGCTTCTACAACACGATCGTCGGTGTGGGCATCCTGCTCGGGAATCTCTTCACCGGTACGGTTTTCGACCTCGCGCGCCGGGCGGGCTGGCCGGAGATCCCGTGGCTCGCCTTGGCCGTGCTCGGTGTCTTCTGCGCGTGGGGACTACGTGGTCTCGACAGGAGCAGGCGTCTGGTCTCGGTGTAGCGCGGTCGCGAAGGCCACCGGCGGTCGGTGGCCTTCGCGACCGCCTCAGACGAGGGTCTTCCAGTAGTCCCAAAAGGCCTGCGAGACCGCGGCGGCGATGGCCGCGTACCAGACCACGAGGACCACACTGTGGTAGCGGACGACCGCGCGTCCTTTGTGGAGGTTGTGCAGGGTCGTGTACCAGAAGACGGCGATGGTGACCGCCCAGACGACCATGCAGTACGGGCACAGCGCGCCGATGACGTACAGGCTCTGGTACATCAGCCAGTGCACGAACAGGACACCGAGCAGTGAGCCCCCTTGCAGGCCCAGCCAGTACCAGCGAGGGAGCCGCGCTCCGCCCAGCACCGCGACACCGGTCGTGACGACCACGCTGAACCCGACGATCCCCAGCAACGGATTGGGGAAGCCGAGCAGGTCCGCCTGCGGTGTCTTCATGATCGACCCGCAGCTGAGGACCGGATTGATGCTGCAGGTGGGAATGTAGGAGAAGTCCTTGAGCAGCTTGATCTTCTCGATGGTGAGGGTCAGCGACGCCAGCAGCCCGATCGCGCCGCCGATCAGCAGCACCCACGGCGTCACGCGGGTGGCGAAAGGCGTCATTTCGCCAGCTCCCGGTCGAGGACGGCCTTCAGGGCCTGATAGGACGGTGATCCCGAGAACTTGACGCCGTTGACGAAGAACGTCGGCGTGCCCTCGACGCCGATGTTCGTGCCGTCGGTGCGGTCGGCGAGGACGCGGCCAAGCGTGACCGGATCGTCCAGCGCGGTCTCGAAAGCGGGCAGGTCCAGGCCGAGTTCGCGGGCGAAGCCGAGGAAGGTCTCGCGGTGGGAGACCTGCTGATCGCCCCACTGCGACTGCCTCTCGAACATCAGGCGGTACATCGGTTCGAGCTTGCCCTGCTTACCCGCCGCTTCCACGGCCCGCGCGGCGAGTTCGGCGTTCTGGTGGCTGGGGATCGGGAAGTACCGCATCACGAACGTGACCTTTTCGCCGTACTCGGCTCGCAAGCGCTCGACACCGGGAAACGCGGCGCCGCACGCTTCGCACTCCAGGTCGAGGAACTCCACGACGGTCACCTTCGCACCGGCCGGATCGGACAGGCGATGACTGTCCGGCCGGACCAGGATCGACGCGGGCACCGCCGGGGGAGCACCGTCGCCGCCCGGCTGCGCGGCCGGCGTGTCCTCGCCGAGTTTGGTGAAGACGAGCAACGCGGCCACCACCGCGACGACGACGGCCACGACCGTCAGGGAAACCTTGGCATTCTTGGTCATTCTGAGTCCTTAGCTCGGATCCGGGCAGCTGGAGACGGCATGGCATGACCGGTTCGCCCTCGGCGAGAGGGCGAACCGGTCACGACCGGGGCTGCCGATCAGGTGCGGGAAACGCAGAGCTGGACGAGAAGTGGCGTTGTCGCCGGACGTGCGAACGTCCGTGCACCCGGCGGCACGCCCGCCGTGGCCGGCCGACGGCGCCGGACGAGCAAGACGAGAGCGGCCAGCAGCGCCGCGCCGACCCCCGTGACGTCGTCGAGGTGGTTGTGCGGGGGTTCGGCCGGGACCAGCCAGGCCGCGTGGTCGGCGCTCAGCCGGGAGGTGCCCGGTTCGCACTCGTCGGCCGGGTTCGTGGTGTGGGCCGCTTCGGCGGCGAACAGGGGAGCGCAAGGTGAACCCGCTGCGGCGGCGCCGTCACTGCACAGCGCACTCTGCAGCAAGGCGACAGCGGTGAGTACGGCCAGCACGGCGAGAAGCCGCGCGGCCGTCGTCGCTGTTCTTCCGCCGGGC contains these protein-coding regions:
- a CDS encoding vitamin K epoxide reductase family protein, coding for MTPFATRVTPWVLLIGGAIGLLASLTLTIEKIKLLKDFSYIPTCSINPVLSCGSIMKTPQADLLGFPNPLLGIVGFSVVVTTGVAVLGGARLPRWYWLGLQGGSLLGVLFVHWLMYQSLYVIGALCPYCMVVWAVTIAVFWYTTLHNLHKGRAVVRYHSVVLVVWYAAIAAAVSQAFWDYWKTLV
- a CDS encoding DsbA family protein, whose translation is MTKNAKVSLTVVAVVVAVVAALLVFTKLGEDTPAAQPGGDGAPPAVPASILVRPDSHRLSDPAGAKVTVVEFLDLECEACGAAFPGVERLRAEYGEKVTFVMRYFPIPSHQNAELAARAVEAAGKQGKLEPMYRLMFERQSQWGDQQVSHRETFLGFARELGLDLPAFETALDDPVTLGRVLADRTDGTNIGVEGTPTFFVNGVKFSGSPSYQALKAVLDRELAK
- a CDS encoding MYXO-CTERM sorting domain-containing protein; the protein is MPGGRTATTAARLLAVLAVLTAVALLQSALCSDGAAAAGSPCAPLFAAEAAHTTNPADECEPGTSRLSADHAAWLVPAEPPHNHLDDVTGVGAALLAALVLLVRRRRPATAGVPPGARTFARPATTPLLVQLCVSRT